The sequence ATAGTTTGAGTGCTCAGTTCTTCTTTAAAAGACTACCAGAGTAGGTTGCAGGGCACTCTCAAGTCTGTCTTACCTCATTATTTCCAACCACTAGAGTGCTCAGTTTTTCTTTAAAAGACTACCAAAGTTGCAGGGCACTCTTAAGTCTGTCTTACCTCATTATTTCCACCCACTAGAGTGCTcagtttttctttaaaaaactaCAAGAGTAAGCTGCAGGGCACTCTCAAGTCTCAGCCTTACCTCATCATTTCTACCCACTAGCTGCAAATTGTTCACATAGGAAATTTGTTGGCAATCAGCATCAGCCTAGTAATTCAGAGATATTAGTCTATCAAATTATAATTCTAAACCATGAGAAACTGTGTTTGGATAGAGCAGTCAGGAGTGAAtaatgattaaaaaaattgcTTGAGAAACTGTGTTTGGATAGCGCAGTTGCATACTCACAATTATGAGGACCATTTACCAATgagttttaaaattttcactTAAAAGGGAAAAGTGTACATAAGCCCCAAAGTGACATTAGCAACATTAATACCTTAGTTTCTCACCTACTGTCCAATTTGATGACAACGGTGTGCTGTGTCTTAGATCGGTTCTGCTTCCATTTCTTCAGTAATCTTTTGATCTATTTTGCCTGGAAAAACAATTACTCTGTTGTGTTCAGGCAAACTCAAGACAAGGGGCTTCCAGTTTTCCATTCTTTATTGAATGTAGCTCCAAATTCACCAGGAAACTGATTTATTCAATCGAAATAAAACACCTGCAATAGAAAATTTCTCTTTAAATGACAGACATGTTGGCAGAACGAAAATCCATCAGCAGCGGTTTTCAGCCCTGAGCCATTTTCCACACGGAAGGGGGAAAAATGGCCAGAGACAGTGACATTCATATGTAGACCACCTAGATCATGTTGCTTTCAGTCAACTATGCCGGATGTGTAGTTCTCTCACGACAACCGAGCATACTCTATATGTTTGTGCAGCAGAAAGCACTGCATGCCCACATGATATCATATGCCAACAATATTTTCAAGATCTTTCGACACTGAACCAGCAATGGTGATATGCATGCAATCCACACTACTGTTCCAAAAACTCATATTGTTTGTGGTATGCCTACTTTTCCTTCAAGAACACGCAGTTAGGTGTGGTGGCATCTCACTGCAGGATCAGAGGATGGCGCTTCTTCACTGGAAATCTACTCTCCGAAGCTTGCCGTTGcagatgagctcatggaagaagaacaCTAGCCCATGCAAGAATTGGGCTGGCATCATATGTAGTCCCGTGCGCCATGGCAGCCACACGCCATGGGTTGTGACCAACGTCTCCCTGGTAAGCGCTGGGATCCATGGCCGGCTTGATGGTCTCAACTTCTCGGCGCTCCCCTTCCTCGCATACATTGATCTCAGCAGCAACATTCTCCATGGGACCATCCCTGGCAGCATCAACTCATTGTCAGCACTCTCCTACCTTGACCTCAGCAGCAACTGGCTGGATGGACAAGTGCCATATGAGATGGGTGAACTGCGGAGTCTCACTGTATTGGCGCTCCACTCCAACAATCTCACAGGTCACATCCCTGCATCCCTATGTAACCTGACAAGGTTAACTCAGCTTGTGCTTGGTCAAAACATGTTCTCCGGGAGTATCCCAATAGAGATAGGAAGGCTCGTCAACCTAGAGAATTTGCAGTTAAGCAACAACTTGTTGAGCAATGAGATACCTAGAACTGTTGGAAACTTGACAAAATTAGCCCTTTTGTATCTGTACGGTAATCAATTGTCAGGACATATACCATTTGAGATTGCTGGTCTATTGAATCTTACTGCGCTGGAGATTTCCTCTAACAACCTGACAGGCTCTATCCCTATATCATTGGGTAATCTAACGAGGTTAACTCTCCTTTACATTAATCAAAACATGGTCTCAGGTGCCATACCGGAGGAGATAGGAAGGCTTGCCAACCTGCAAATCCTAAACATCTACTTCAATAGCTTAAGTGGTGAGATACCCACGAGCCTTGGGAACTTGACAAAATTAGAAAGTTTGCAGCTTTGCGGAAACGGATTGTCAGGGTCTGTACCTTCAGAGCTAGGCAAGCTCATCAACTCGAAAGATATTGAGCTCTTCTGGAATAATCTCACCTCTCAAATCCCCATCTCATTAACCAATCTCACCATGCTAAACACACTCTATCTGCATCATAATGAAATGACAGGGCCATTTCCTGACGAAATTGGCAATCTAGTAAATCTGAAGCAGTTGACTTTGGCCAGTAACAAATTTCATGGCTCCATTCCCCCAAGCATAGGAAATCTTACAAACCTACAAGATGTAGACATTAGTGATAACAAATTAGCCAATTCCATACCCCATGGACTATGCAATCTAGTTAATCTCCAATATTTCCTCATGTTCACCAACCAGATTTCTGGCCTTATTCCTCCCTGTATAGTAAACCTTACAGAGCTAATAGAGTTGGGCCTTTCTGAAAATCCAATGACCGGTACAATACCCCATGATATTGGCAATCTAGTAAATATTGATATTTTGGGATTGAGTGAGAATCAATTGTTTGGATCAATTCCATCATCAattggcaacttgagcatgatgACAGTGTTAACGATGAACTTCAACCAATTGTCCGGTACTCTACCTCCAGAATTTGAAAATATCACAGGCTTAGTCACTCTTCAGTTAGGTTACAACTCCCTCTCAGGCCGTTTGCCCTCAAATGTATGTAAGGGTGGTCAGCTCGAGAAGTTCGGTGCTGATCACAACATGTTTGATGGCCCTATTCCAGGGAGCTTGAAGACATGCACGAGTCTGACTCGGGTTTTACTAGGCTGGAATCAACTCACAGGAGATATATCTCAACGATTTGGTGTTCATCCACGTCTCCAGTTCATGAACCTAATGTCTAACAATCTCACTGGAGAACTCTCACCAAACTGGGGGGCGTGCTTGAACCTATCTGTGCTCAATGTAGCAGAAAATTTTATCACTGGAACAATCCCTCCAGAACTGTCAGGGTTGTCCAAGCTAGGAGAGTTATTGCTCCATTCCAACCGACTAGCGGGAAGAATACCACCAGAGTTGGGTAACTTGACAAATTTATACAACCTTAGCTTGGCATCAAACCAATTATCAGGATCCATACCTTCTGAGCTGGGGCAACTGAGCAATCTGGAATATCTTGACATATCTGAAAACAATTTGAGTGGTCCAATACCAAAGTCGTTGGGAGGCTGCACCAAACTACTGCTCTTGAACATCAACAGCAACAGATTCAATGGAAATCTGCCAGATGAAATTGGAAATTTGGCAAGCCTCCAGAGCATGTTAGATCTCAGCAACAATAGACTCGATGGTGTGTTACCACAACAACTTGGAAGGCTGACGATGTTAATATACCTAAATTTGTCCCACAATCAGTTCAACGGAAGCATTCCATCCTCATTCGCAAGCATGCCCAGCCTTTCAACGCTCGATGTGTCGTACAACAACTTGGAAGGGCCACTACCAACAGGAGGCCTGTTTCGTAGTGCTTTGGTAGGCTGGTTTCTCCATAATGAAGGTTTATGTGGCAATCTCTCTGGACTGCCACCTTGTAATCCAGTTCCTGCATTCAATCGTCATAAAAAGAAGTTGCTTAGTTCCATCCTGGCGGTAGTCCTTCCCCTGTGTGCAGTTATTCTTTTAATAATTATTGGCACTACAATGTTTACCTGCAACAGGAGAAAATCGCAAGAAAGTGTGTCTATTGAAGGAAGAGATGTGTTCTCTGTTTGGAACTTTGATGGGAGGCTAGCATTTGAGGATATAATCAGGGCAACGGAAAATTTCGACGACAAGTATATAATTGGAGAAGGAGGTTACGGCAAGGTCTACATAGCACAGCTCCAAGATGGGAACCTGGTTGCTGTGAAGAAACTTCATCCCACTGAAGAAGAATTGATTGATGAAAGAAGGTTTCATAGTGAAATGGAAATCTTAGCACAAATCCGACAGCGAAGCATTGTCAAGCTTTATGGATCCTGCTCCCATCCAGAGTATAAGTTTCTTGTCTATGAGTACATTCAGCGGGGAAGCCTCCACATGATCTTAGAAAATGAGGAACTAGCCAATGAATTTGATTGGCAGAAGAGAGCTGCTCTTGTAGAAGATTTAGCTCAAGCGATATATTACTTGCACTACGACTGCAACCCACCTATAATTCATCGAGATATCACAAGCAACAACATCTTACTTGATACAAATTTCAAGGCATACGTCTCGGATTTTGGCACAGCAAGGATTCTGAAACCTGATTCATCAAACTGGAGTGCACTAGCAGGGACATATGGCTACATAGCTCCTGGTATGTACTATATACATTGTTCTCATAGCTAAAGTAATAAATTCTCAGTGATTACTAATTCCAGTGTTCTGGTTTGGTGCAGAGCTATCCTACACATCTGTTGTGACAGAGAAATGTGATGTCTATAGCTTTGGTGTGCTTGTTCTAGAGGTGGTAATGGGAAAGCATCCCAGGGATTTGTTACAAGCTCTTATGCCATCTATGGAGCAACATATACTGGTCAAAGAAATACTAGACCAACGACCTGCAGCACCAACAACAACAGAAGAGGAAAGCATAGTCCTTATTATCAAGGTGGCTTTTTCTTGCATGGAAGCTTCTCCTCAAGCAAGGCCAACAATGCAAGACTTATACCGGAGACTCACTCAACAAAACAATTCTAGCTCATGGTCGGTGCCTTTCAATGTTCTTACACTTGAGGAACTGAGGGATGCATAATGTGCTTCTAGAGATTATTTCTTCACAGCATTCTCTGAATAAGTATTTAGGTAAGGTTAAAGGTATATATTGTTGTGTTTGCAAATACACTGCTAAATTTATAATCTCATGGTTACACCATTTTCTATAAATTCGATGTCACACATCATATCTCACATGAtgattttccctttttttcccTATCTTGTTAATGATTTGATCGACAAAAGTACACTTCTGTCTGcctaattttatttttctagtcCTGACTTTTTAACAAGGTGAACACACCCTAACAGGATATGTTTAACACAAGTGAAGGAGCATTTGTACTGTTCCACTGTGAGTTAAAATAGATGCATTCCCCTCTTAAGTCTAGTGCCGCAAATGCATTCCCCTCTTATGCAGAGTGAACCATGATATGCTGACACCTAACTATTAGGTTATTGAAAGAAACATGTAGCATGTAGTCAATGATATTTCCCATCTATTTGCACTAGTCACAGTTAACTAATAGgaacatattcttttttttgGTATAAATAAAGTTAAAAAACAAATCTGTACTTAGTGATGGAATAGCAATCCCCATTTCTGTCATCTATGGGCAACTAGTAATCAAACGAAAGTTCAAATCAGAAGTCTTTCCAATCATCCACGGGAAAGACGTTCGTGTGCCATTCCATTAATGCTGCAAAGAAGAGTTAGGTACAGGGCACAAATAATTCCACTCACTCAGATGCTAGCGGATTCCTAATACCAAGTCAACTAGCTACTGTCTTAAGACATACCtaagcatttaacagagtgaaGGTCGACACAGCCTAATTAGCTAGACAAGTACGCTTGCACTGCACAGGTAGAGAAAGTGATGCAAAATTTGACATTCGCGCTCAAATCCAAAGCAGCAAACCTGTGGTTGTGCCATTCCCATAGCCTTGGTCCGCTCTTGACCCCCCGCTTCTGCTCCCATCACTGCATTCCCCATTCTGGCAATTCGTCGAACACCTCAGGGGCATGACATGTTGCAGAAGCAGGGCTCAAATGCATCGGCATTCTCACGCTTCATCGAGTCTGCACACATCCAGTCACTATCAGTCTGTAATCTGTACTCGCGGTGGCCCAGGATCTGCCGTGTGTTGTCGCCACCATGCTCCGGTGCTGCATCAAAGGGAGGTAGGACGGCGAGGCCAGGAGCATCAACAGGTAGCATGGCTTAGTTATTCTGCGCCCAATTCCTTCAAAGAAAGTAAGCAACACATCTGACGTTGTGTCACTCCTCTAATGTTTCAACTTGAAGGGTGTTTCTCACCCCGTGCTGGCATTACGTCCAACCCATTGGGGGCAGTTTCGTTTCGAGCCAGTATGATCAGGAGCCAATTTTAATCCCAGTTTGAACGGTGGAGTTCTGAAAGCTGGGTCTGGGTGTGAGAGCTCAAGATGTGCGGATCTTGGGGTggccggagatggagaaggggacGGTGGAGGCCACATCTACGGGTGGAACCACCAGATGTTCCATGTGGGATACGGGAATCTCAGCCGCGCACGGAGGAGAAACATCCCTGGCGGCGAAGAATAGACGACAGTTGCCGGTGGACAGCAGCAGCCCCTACATAGTGGTTCGGACGTCCTGCCTCTGCATCCTACAAACTACCCAGTTCATGCCATTAGATAAGTACTTGATTTCCTTCCCCAATCACGTGCCCCTCCTAAACGACGCGCTCATCCGGGCGGTCTCCTGCTCTGCGTGCCCGCACTGACACGATCGAACCAACTCCAAGCAAGAACAAAACAGATGTCGAAGCAAATTGGGGAAAGTTCAACGAAGAACCCTAAGGAACGAGTTCATCGCCATCGCTATCCATAACTGTCAACTGGAATATGTCTGATACAATAGCAAGATGCCCCCTTCTCACCGTCCCGAGCTGGTTAAAGCATGTCCAGACGGGTTGCGATGGTTAAACGAAATTACTCGGGTTTAAACTACTTAACTGAAGTAATTCCGACAACAGCTAACTAAAGGAACGGTAAAACAAAGAGCAGCGCCCACAGCCGTAGATGGAGGCCGAAGCGGTAGAGATGCATCTTATCCGTTGATCATCATAGACTGGTCATGACAATACCCCCCCTCTGAAGAAGACACTTGCCCTCACGTGTGCTGAACTCTCTGAATTGTAGAATGAGAATTGCCGCTTCGAGGCCACCAGGCTTTCATAATCTTGGCATAGAAACTTGGAAAGACTGATCTGACAAATGTTTTGTCTTCCCACGTTGCATCTTCAAACGGTGTGTTCTCCCATTGCACGAGCCATTGTGTAACAACTGAATCACCTCTAGGCATTGCCCGAGTCTCCAGAACAACAGCCGGAGATGTCTTGACACGTCCATGGCGATCCACCATTGGTAGGTCAGAACAGGGAGCAGCATGAGGACCAACATGCCTTTTGAGCTGACTCACATGGAAAACATTATGAATTTGAGAGTGAGGAGGCAGCTGAAGCTTGTAGGCAACAGATCCAACTCTTTGCAGCACCAGAAAGGGTCCAAAGTACTTTgtagagagcttgagagagttTCTTAGCCCAAAAACAGCCTGCCTGTATGGTTGTAACCTCAAGTAAACCATGTCTCCCACCTGGAACTCTCTTTCTGTCCTCTTTAGATCAGCAAATTTCTTCATTCGAGCTTGTGCTTGGGACAAATTCAGTTCTAGTTGCTGGATCATATCTTGCTTTTCAGCTAAATAGTCTCTTGCTGGTGATTCTGGCCCTGGGACGGAGATTTCACTTATGAGAGGTGGTGGAAATCCATATAATGCTTGGAAGGGGGTACACTTGAGTGAGCTATGATAATTTGTATTATACCACCATTCGGTCAAGGACAACCAATAGCTCCATCTTTTGGGTTCACTGAAGGACATGCACCTTAGATAATTCTCCAAGCATTGATTTACccgctcagtttgaccatcactTTGAGGGTGGTAAGAAGAACTGAGCTTGAGTGAGACCTTGAGGGACTTGAAGAGGGATTGCCAAAAGTCACTAGTGAAGATTCGGTCTCTGTCAGAAACTATAGCAGTAGGGAGACCATGTAGCTTGAGAATATTATCCAGGAATACTTGGGCAACTCCAGGAGCAGTGATAGGGTGTGATAGTGGCACAAAATGGGAATACTTAGTGAGTCTATCAACTATCACCATAATTATGTCCTGTCCATTGGATTTAGGCAAACCCTCAATGAAATCCATTGAAATTTGAGACCAAGCCATGTCAGGTATGGGCAAGGGATCCAAGAGGCCTGGATAATGGCAGTTTTCTCCTTTGGCTCGCTGGCATACAGGACAGACAATGACAAAGGTTtcaattaactttttcatggcTGGCCAATGGAATAATCTTTTCACTCTTTGGTATGTGGCTGCAATTCCAGAGTGTCCACCTACAGCAGAAGTGTGTAAAGCAGATAAAATATGGTTCTGGAGGTTTGTATCATGTCCCACATGAATCCTTCCCTTGTATCTTAAAATTCCAGAGTGAAGTGTGTATGCAGAAGATGGGTCAGGTGCCACTGCTAGCTGTGTCAGCGGCTGTTGACATTGGGGATCTTCTAAATAGCTCTTCTGTATATCTGCAACCCAAAGTGGCTACACAACCGAGATAGCTTGACATTCATGTTGTCTCCTTGACAAGGCATCTGCCACCTTGTTGTCCCTGCCCTTTTTATACTCAATTATGTAGTCCAATTACAGAAGCTTGAGCATAAGCTTGTGTTGAAAGCCCTCTGTCAATCTTTGCTCTGCAATAAATTTTAAACTTTGTTGGTCAGTTTTGATAATCAGTTGAGAACCCAGAAAATAGTGTCTCCACTTCTTGATAGCTTCTAGAATAGCCAAGGCCTCTTTATCATAGGTTCACAGTGCTTGAGCCTTTTTGCCAAGTGCTTTGCTAAAATAAGCAATAGGCTGTCCCTTTTGCATTAACACTGCCCCAATGCCCACTCCACTTGCATCAGTCTCAACTGTAAAGGGTAGAGAAAAGTCAGAAAGAGTGAGTACAGGTGCTGTTACCAGCTTGTGTTTGATTTcctcaaatgcagcagactgtTCCTTTCCCCAGTTAAATGCGTTCTTTTTAAGCATGTTATGTAGTGGCCTGCAGATAATTCCAAAGTTCTTGACAAATCTTCTGTAATATCCAGCCAACCCCAGGAAACTCCTGAGTTG is a genomic window of Phragmites australis chromosome 24, lpPhrAust1.1, whole genome shotgun sequence containing:
- the LOC133907878 gene encoding MDIS1-interacting receptor like kinase 2-like isoform X2, producing the protein MPTIFSRSFDTEPAMDQRMALLHWKSTLRSLPLQMSSWKKNTSPCKNWAGIICSPVRHGSHTPWVVTNVSLVSAGIHGRLDGLNFSALPFLAYIDLSSNILHGTIPGSINSLSALSYLDLSSNWLDGQVPYEMGELRSLTVLALHSNNLTGHIPASLCNLTRLTQLVLGQNMFSGSIPIEIGRLVNLENLQLSNNLLSNEIPRTVGNLTKLALLYLYGNQLSGHIPFEIAGLLNLTALEISSNNLTGSIPISLGNLTRLTLLYINQNMVSGAIPEEIGRLANLQILNIYFNSLSGEIPTSLGNLTKLESLQLCGNGLSGSVPSELGKLINSKDIELFWNNLTSQIPISLTNLTMLNTLYLHHNEMTGPFPDEIGNLVNLKQLTLASNKFHGSIPPSIGNLTNLQDVDISDNKLANSIPHGLCNLVNLQYFLMFTNQISGLIPPCIVNLTELIELGLSENPMTGTIPHDIGNLVNIDILGLSENQLFGSIPSSIGNLSMMTVLTMNFNQLSGTLPPEFENITGLVTLQLGYNSLSGRLPSNVCKGGQLEKFGADHNMFDGPIPGSLKTCTSLTRVLLGWNQLTGDISQRFGVHPRLQFMNLMSNNLTGELSPNWGACLNLSVLNVAENFITGTIPPELSGLSKLGELLLHSNRLAGRIPPELGNLTNLYNLSLASNQLSGSIPSELGQLSNLEYLDISENNLSGPIPKSLGGCTKLLLLNINSNRFNGNLPDEIGNLASLQSMLDLSNNRLDGVLPQQLGRLTMLIYLNLSHNQFNGSIPSSFASMPSLSTLDVSYNNLEGPLPTGGLFRSALVGWFLHNEGLCGNLSGLPPCNPVPAFNRHKKKLLSSILAVVLPLCAVILLIIIGTTMFTCNRRKSQESVSIEGRDVFSVWNFDGRLAFEDIIRATENFDDKYIIGEGGYGKVYIAQLQDGNLVAVKKLHPTEEELIDERRFHSEMEILAQIRQRSIVKLYGSCSHPEYKFLVYEYIQRGSLHMILENEELANEFDWQKRAALVEDLAQAIYYLHYDCNPPIIHRDITSNNILLDTNFKAYVSDFGTARILKPDSSNWSALAGTYGYIAPELSYTSVVTEKCDVYSFGVLVLEVVMGKHPRDLLQALMPSMEQHILVKEILDQRPAAPTTTEEESIVLIIKVAFSCMEASPQARPTMQDLYRRLTQQNNSSSWSVPFNVLTLEELRDA
- the LOC133907878 gene encoding MDIS1-interacting receptor like kinase 2-like isoform X1 — its product is MPTIFSRSFDTEPAMVICMQSTLLFQKLILFVVCLLFLQEHAVRCGGISLQDQRMALLHWKSTLRSLPLQMSSWKKNTSPCKNWAGIICSPVRHGSHTPWVVTNVSLVSAGIHGRLDGLNFSALPFLAYIDLSSNILHGTIPGSINSLSALSYLDLSSNWLDGQVPYEMGELRSLTVLALHSNNLTGHIPASLCNLTRLTQLVLGQNMFSGSIPIEIGRLVNLENLQLSNNLLSNEIPRTVGNLTKLALLYLYGNQLSGHIPFEIAGLLNLTALEISSNNLTGSIPISLGNLTRLTLLYINQNMVSGAIPEEIGRLANLQILNIYFNSLSGEIPTSLGNLTKLESLQLCGNGLSGSVPSELGKLINSKDIELFWNNLTSQIPISLTNLTMLNTLYLHHNEMTGPFPDEIGNLVNLKQLTLASNKFHGSIPPSIGNLTNLQDVDISDNKLANSIPHGLCNLVNLQYFLMFTNQISGLIPPCIVNLTELIELGLSENPMTGTIPHDIGNLVNIDILGLSENQLFGSIPSSIGNLSMMTVLTMNFNQLSGTLPPEFENITGLVTLQLGYNSLSGRLPSNVCKGGQLEKFGADHNMFDGPIPGSLKTCTSLTRVLLGWNQLTGDISQRFGVHPRLQFMNLMSNNLTGELSPNWGACLNLSVLNVAENFITGTIPPELSGLSKLGELLLHSNRLAGRIPPELGNLTNLYNLSLASNQLSGSIPSELGQLSNLEYLDISENNLSGPIPKSLGGCTKLLLLNINSNRFNGNLPDEIGNLASLQSMLDLSNNRLDGVLPQQLGRLTMLIYLNLSHNQFNGSIPSSFASMPSLSTLDVSYNNLEGPLPTGGLFRSALVGWFLHNEGLCGNLSGLPPCNPVPAFNRHKKKLLSSILAVVLPLCAVILLIIIGTTMFTCNRRKSQESVSIEGRDVFSVWNFDGRLAFEDIIRATENFDDKYIIGEGGYGKVYIAQLQDGNLVAVKKLHPTEEELIDERRFHSEMEILAQIRQRSIVKLYGSCSHPEYKFLVYEYIQRGSLHMILENEELANEFDWQKRAALVEDLAQAIYYLHYDCNPPIIHRDITSNNILLDTNFKAYVSDFGTARILKPDSSNWSALAGTYGYIAPELSYTSVVTEKCDVYSFGVLVLEVVMGKHPRDLLQALMPSMEQHILVKEILDQRPAAPTTTEEESIVLIIKVAFSCMEASPQARPTMQDLYRRLTQQNNSSSWSVPFNVLTLEELRDA
- the LOC133907878 gene encoding probable leucine-rich repeat receptor-like protein kinase At1g35710 isoform X3; this translates as MGELRSLTVLALHSNNLTGHIPASLCNLTRLTQLVLGQNMFSGSIPIEIGRLVNLENLQLSNNLLSNEIPRTVGNLTKLALLYLYGNQLSGHIPFEIAGLLNLTALEISSNNLTGSIPISLGNLTRLTLLYINQNMVSGAIPEEIGRLANLQILNIYFNSLSGEIPTSLGNLTKLESLQLCGNGLSGSVPSELGKLINSKDIELFWNNLTSQIPISLTNLTMLNTLYLHHNEMTGPFPDEIGNLVNLKQLTLASNKFHGSIPPSIGNLTNLQDVDISDNKLANSIPHGLCNLVNLQYFLMFTNQISGLIPPCIVNLTELIELGLSENPMTGTIPHDIGNLVNIDILGLSENQLFGSIPSSIGNLSMMTVLTMNFNQLSGTLPPEFENITGLVTLQLGYNSLSGRLPSNVCKGGQLEKFGADHNMFDGPIPGSLKTCTSLTRVLLGWNQLTGDISQRFGVHPRLQFMNLMSNNLTGELSPNWGACLNLSVLNVAENFITGTIPPELSGLSKLGELLLHSNRLAGRIPPELGNLTNLYNLSLASNQLSGSIPSELGQLSNLEYLDISENNLSGPIPKSLGGCTKLLLLNINSNRFNGNLPDEIGNLASLQSMLDLSNNRLDGVLPQQLGRLTMLIYLNLSHNQFNGSIPSSFASMPSLSTLDVSYNNLEGPLPTGGLFRSALVGWFLHNEGLCGNLSGLPPCNPVPAFNRHKKKLLSSILAVVLPLCAVILLIIIGTTMFTCNRRKSQESVSIEGRDVFSVWNFDGRLAFEDIIRATENFDDKYIIGEGGYGKVYIAQLQDGNLVAVKKLHPTEEELIDERRFHSEMEILAQIRQRSIVKLYGSCSHPEYKFLVYEYIQRGSLHMILENEELANEFDWQKRAALVEDLAQAIYYLHYDCNPPIIHRDITSNNILLDTNFKAYVSDFGTARILKPDSSNWSALAGTYGYIAPELSYTSVVTEKCDVYSFGVLVLEVVMGKHPRDLLQALMPSMEQHILVKEILDQRPAAPTTTEEESIVLIIKVAFSCMEASPQARPTMQDLYRRLTQQNNSSSWSVPFNVLTLEELRDA